Genomic window (Pristiophorus japonicus isolate sPriJap1 chromosome 9, sPriJap1.hap1, whole genome shotgun sequence):
acttacaccacctcgaaggacaagggcagcaggtgcatgggaacaccatcggctgcaagttcccctccaagttacaagctgtcctgacttggaaatatagcgacttcatcgtcgctgggtcagaatcctggaactccctccctgccagcactgtgggagcaccttcaccacacggactgcagcggttcaagaaggcggctcaccgccaccttctcgaggagcaattagggacgggcaataactgccgacctcgccagcgacgcccacatcccaggaacgaattataAAAAAGACCGGGAGCCAATGGAAGTTAACGAACTCAAGGGCCCAGAATGTGCCCAAGCAGAGTGTGAtcccacggccttctgactcaaTAAGCTGACACGGGACTGCCCACAAGATACACTGCAGGAGCTCAATCTGGTTGCTACCCAGAGCTACATTTCCAGCTCAGAATCCTGCTCtgtctccgccccccgcccccccctgccccgcAATCTATCCAGTTCctctgggtggggaggggaggggaataggCCCAGTCAAAGAAAAAACAAGCAGCACTCCACCTGAACCACACAAGCTTCCAATCAGCGTGATccctgttcccagaatgtgccaggCAACAGGAAGCGAGAATGGGGGAGGGGACAGAATAATGTGTGGAGCGGTACAGAGACttggtggggtaaagaaaatacaaaaGCTGACCCAGATAGATGGAAAATATAACAGATAAATGCATCAAGGAATGTATTATTGTTGTGTTACACTGACACTAATCTCTGTTAGAGGGATCGTTCACCAAAACTCTTTTTGAAAAGAAGTAGTCTTGGGGCTGCTTGGCTCCCTGGATCAGTGTGTGAATGCTGAGTGTAACCCGACACTGAGCCCTCACACCAACAGAAAGATCCTGTCCGCTTCATCGTCTGTGCTCAGTTAGCtatggtgggggggtgtgggggggaggtgccagggcgggaggggctgggggggggagggggtgggggtgagggtgggagaTGTTGGGGGGTGAGGGCGGGACAGGGAGGGTGTAAGGGTGGGAGGGCTTGGGGGTGAGGGCGGGAGGGAtgagggtgggaggggaagggggtgagggtgtaagggtgggaggggctggtgggtgagggtgggaggggggagaaggtgagggcgggaggggggtagggggtgagggcgAGAAGGGGTAGGTGGTGAGGGCGGGAGGGTGTAGGGGGTGAGGGCGGGAGGGGCTGAGGGGTGACggcgggagagggtgggtgggggtagggggtgagggcgGGAGGGGGTAAGGGGTGCGGGCAGGAGGGGGGAGGTGGTGCGGGCGGGAGGGTGTAGGGGGTGAGGGCGGGAGGGGGTAAGGGGTGCGGGCGGGAGGGTGTAGGGGGTGAGGGCGGGAGGGGCTGAGGGGTGAGGGTGGGAGGGGCTGGGgatagggggggagggggtgagggcggGAAGGGGTAGGTGGTGAGGGCGGGAGGGTGTAGGGGGTGAGGGCAGGAGGGGCtgaagcggggtgggagggggctgggtgcAGAGCAGGAAGGGGAAAGCTAGGGGCGGGGGTATAGAGGTAGAGGTTGGGGTGGCAGGGTGTGATGGTTTGGGGGCagagtgggagggaggaggagagaggcaggAGGGGGGTAGGGGGAATAAGCGGGACGGCAGGAGGAGGGTGGGGCCAGAAAGGGGAAATAGGTGGGGGGGCAGGACTGGAGGgttgtggggagagggcggggagcgGAATGGGGAGAAGACATGAGAGTGTGGGAGGGGAAGGGTGGGAggcgggggagagggcggggatgggggaggggttgcaggacgtgggggggggggggtgctcagtGGATAGAAGTcttgccagaaggttgtgggttcaagtcccactccagaaacttgagcacaaaagctaAGCTGaccccactgcagtgctgagggagcgccaagatttattcctcaaccaacatcactaaaagagattatcgggtcattacgaTTATTGCtgcttctgggagcttgctgtgtgcaaattggctgccgcgttacgtacattacaacagtgactctttACTCCCCAATAAAAGATGGGGCATCCAATCCCTCTATTCGGACACTGGAGGCGTCGCTCAAGTCGACGCTGTATTTGTGTGCTGAGACCCACCCTCAGACCTGGCAGTGTGTTCCCCGAGGCCTGACACTCTCTCACTGAGCAGGAATACTCACAGCCCGAGCTTTGAGGAGCACAATAGGGAGTCAAGAAACTCCCACGACAAGAGAGTTTTCGATTTTATTTTTCCAGATTTACGATGTACAGAGCGTCCAGTACATTGGCTGAGAAACCGAAGTCACCTTGACAAAGATATTTTGTGTTTGTAAATTGTTCTGGTACTCCATGTTGAGGCCCGTGATAAATCATTAATGGCTCATAAACCTCCTTGCAAAATCTCCTTCAGGGCAGACCAGGAATGTGAAGGACAGCTGGCTGTAACACAGCGCATATTTTCAACTAGAACGGTGAAAGATTCCATCTTGTACGACTTTTTCACATTATTTTTTACGACCGCCCCCACTTCCTTAAGCtttggggtgagtgggggaggggggtggagtggcGGGGGCGGGGTCGTGGTGCGAAGGGGGGAAGGGAATGAGGATTCCTAGCctctcctccctccgccccccccccccccccactgactgagGCAATTACAGGGAACTTTTCTTTATATTTTGTGAATAAATTGCCACGTCCTGCCTCTGAGATAGTGTGAGGGAACCCAGCTCAAGTAGAATTTTCTCCTGGCAGAGAACTTTTCTTTCAGCCTATTCTACTTGTGGCTTTTTCTCGCCCTCTCATATGATTAAATAGATGATAATTTGCCTCTCTGTTTATAATGTATTGTTCTCTGTCGCTATAAATGGCTAGGACTTTCCGTACCCTGTGACCGCTGATGACTCGCAAGTTCTGGGCTTACGCATGGGCCGCGCATGCACGAAATCCCGGAGCTTGTGATCGCTCAACAACCTTTGTGGCAGTCCCTCAGCATCCTCGGGCAATGGACATTCGTGGGCGGAGGGTTGGGCTATCTGCCCAACCaccgcccagcgaatgcccgtgaatctCTTATGCCCAGTAAAAGCAGGCGTAGGTCCGTCTTTTACCAACATGAGGGTGAAAATACATATTAACATAACATTTTTGTAATATTTTAACATTCGAAAACctgtaaaatcagtttgtgttATTTTTGGCCCCGTAAAAACTGTTCaaatttgtttttcaaaaaataaaatttttgtttgaAATGTTTGatgaaattgtattttaattcattttaaacatgtaatgattattttttttaatttcaaggtTGTGTACATGTGTTTTTTGGAAGATTCCTGTTAatccttatggggattccatacgcaaatggaatcctcataagcataatgggaatcccctttctgattggtcgggccagcccacgtgattccagggacgcttgcgaactgcGTGCGCCCCTGGGAAACATGGGCCTCCACGCAGGCCTACACACGGAGGCCAAGGAGCGCGAGTCGAcgtggatccaggaccatcaggtagctGTGTTCGTTTAATGTGGTTCGGAGTCATCTGCctatgggaagcctccgaccgcaaattcaggcccattatatCTCCCCCTTTATATTGTACCTCTCTTTTTatgttgtatctctctctcttcccgataAGGGAACAGCAggattaagtgtcagctgtggctcagtggatggcactctcgcctctgagttggaaggttgttggttcaagtcccaatctaggctgatactccagtgcagtgctgagggagcgctgcactaccgGAGGTGCCAGCTTTAGAATGAGTGGGGCTGGTGGCTGAAGGGACTACGGAGCTGACCCGACCTGGTTGGCGTCTCTACTTCCCTTCGGCCACCGGTCCCGCTCGAATGCGGAGGCGAAGACAGCTGGAGGAATCACGGTGGACACATGGTGCGTGTAATGGTGGCGGACATATGGTGCGTGTAATGGTCGCGGACACATGGTGCGTGTAATGGTCGCGGACACATGGTGCGTGTAATGGTCGTGGACACATGGTGCGTGTAATGGTGGCGGACATATGGTGCGTGTAATGGTCGCGGACACATGGTGCGTGTAATGGTCGCGGACACATGGTGCGTGTAATGGTCGTGGACACGTGGTGCGTGTAATGGTCGCGGACACGTGGTGCGTGTAATGGTCGTGGACACATGGTGCGTGTAATGGCACCGGCCACATGGTGCGTGTAATGGTGGCGGACACATGGTGCGTGTAATGGTCGCGGACACATGGTGCGTGTAATGGTCGTGGACACGTGGTGCGTGTAATGGTCGTGGACACATGGTGCGTGTAATGGCACCGGCCACGTGGTGCGTGTAATGGTGGCGGACACATGGTGCGTGTAATGGTCGCGGACACATGGTGCGTGTAATGGTCGCGGACACGTGGTGCGTGTAATGGCACCGGCCACGTGGTGCGTGTAATGGTGGCGGACACATGGTGCGTGTAATGGTCGCGGACACATGGTGCGTGTAATGGTCGTGGACACGTGGTGCGTGTAATGGTGGCGGACACATGGTGCGTGTAATGGTGGCGGACACATGGTGCGTGTAATGGTCGCGGACACGTGGTGCGTGTAATGGTCGCGGACACATGGTGCGTGTAATGGTCGCGGACACATGGTGCGTGTAATGGTCGCGGACACGTGGTGCGTGTAATGGTCGCGGACACATGGTGCGTGTAATGGTCGCGGACACATGGTGCGTGTAATGGTCGTGGACACGTGGTGCGTGTAATGGTGGCGGACACATGGTGCGTGTAATGGTCGTGGACACGTGGTGCGTGTAATGGCACCGGCCACGTGGTGCATGTAATGGTCGTGGACACGTGGTGCGTGTAATGGTGGCGGACACATGGTGCGTGTAATGGCACCGGCCACGTGGTGCATGTAATGGTCGTGGACACGTGGTGCGTGTAATGGTGGCGGACACATGGTGCGTATAAATGGCACCGGCCacgtggtgcgtgtaatggcggcggCCACCCTCTCTCCTCCTGCAACCCACCGAGAAACACAGATGGAGTGGGAGGGAGCTAAAAAACACAAACGCGGCACCAGTGTTTGCTCTCAGCTGGGGACTAATCTCTGGGCGAGTGAAGCATTGCCTCTAGTCCCTCAGCCGCCACACCTTGGATTTACCACCATCCAGcggagtctggtctccagtcgtcttggacccccttgccactggaccaagaccttgctccgtcaagcccgtgtgggagCCCGGTGTGcattggccaccccacgttaaaagaattcacacacaggcatcttccacccttcaaaatgaggttcgggactgtagtgtatgtaggcacctttagtaatgactccacgaggcagggtatggtacttaaactgtgcagacctgcagtcctttattagcagctcctgagtgacgacaacaaactgtgtgttcctttttacaagttcctcatagctcttggtggttgtcttctccggggctagtaagtccctgacgagaccgtagatggtgggcccacaactgctaagcaggatggccctgtgtttgatcggtagtgtggccggtgtgtccccgtccaggtcgttggctataaagaagtgttccaatctttccacaaaagcatcccaattttcctcctctgtaaattgctgaaagttgctgaggttagacatgttgagcgtgtagtttgtgatctcgtatcccatcctcgtcgccagttgtaatatatgtaggcacctttagtaatgactccacgaggcagggtatggtacttaaactgtgcagacctgcagtcctttattagcagctcctgagtgacgacaacaagctgtgtgttcctttttatactgggttacctgccgtgtgcaggcaacccctgggtctccagcaacagcaccctctagtgtactggtaaggtgtgtacagtacaagggtacattcaatgttgcataacagtgttacaggtatcgcacagtgaacaggcatgcctacacaacagggaCCTGGAGCGTCAGgttcctcatggacaaccccaacagcgacagactggaacatcgcactgctatcgttgcccaggaacttTATGATGAGACTTTAAagtgaagccccatctgctctcccaggtggacataaaagatcccagggcactattttgaagaaaaacagggaagttatccccggtgccctggccaatatttatccctcgataatcactaaaacaga
Coding sequences:
- the LOC139273860 gene encoding uncharacterized protein, producing MCPPPLHAPRVHDHYMHHVAGAITRTMCPPPLHAPRVHDHYMHHVAGAITRTTCPRPLHAPCVRHHYTHHVSTTITRTMCPRPLHAPCVRDHYTHHVSATITRTMCPRPLHAPCVRDHYTHHVSATITRTMCPPPLHAPCVRHHYTHHVSTTITRTMCPRPLHAPCVRHHYTHHVAGAITRTTCPRPLHAPCVRDHYTHHVSATITRTTWPVPLHAPCVHDHYTHHVSTTITRTMCPRPLHAPCVRHHYTHHVAGAITRTMCPRPLHAPRVRDHYTHHVSTTITRTMCPRPLHAPCVRDHYTHHMSATITRTMCPRPLHAPCVRDHYTHHVSATITRTICPPPLHAPCVHRDSSSCLRLRIRAGPVAEGK